The following proteins are co-located in the Desulfoscipio sp. XC116 genome:
- a CDS encoding ATP-binding cassette domain-containing protein yields the protein MSDIITTTGLCKQYGKVPRVKDLDLSVPEGIIYGFLGPNGAGKSTTMKMILGLAKPTAGTIAVFGRQVNSRNRLAILRNVGSLIESPSYYGHLTGEENLQIFCTLKNVPEKDIDRVLQIVRLENQKEKKAGQYSMGMKQRLGLACALLGNPKLLILDEPTNGLDPAGIQEMRDLICSLPKQFGMTVMVSSHLLSEIDQIADNVGIISKGELVFQDSLSTLHERSKHSIAVRTLNNEAAAKILGGQDVSCRIQEDYLLLPKLSDNELAGHIHRLFARNIGVVRIEERRKTLEDIFLELTGTAVSL from the coding sequence ATGTCTGATATTATCACAACAACCGGCCTTTGCAAACAGTACGGAAAGGTTCCGCGGGTTAAGGACCTGGATCTCTCGGTGCCGGAAGGTATCATCTACGGTTTTCTCGGACCGAACGGCGCGGGCAAGTCTACCACCATGAAAATGATACTGGGACTTGCAAAGCCGACAGCCGGAACCATCGCCGTGTTCGGCAGGCAGGTAAACAGTAGGAATAGACTTGCTATACTGAGGAATGTCGGGTCTCTGATTGAATCGCCCAGCTATTACGGGCACCTGACCGGTGAGGAAAATCTGCAGATTTTCTGTACGCTCAAAAATGTGCCGGAAAAAGATATTGACAGGGTGCTGCAAATCGTCCGGCTGGAAAATCAGAAGGAGAAAAAAGCAGGCCAGTATTCGATGGGCATGAAGCAGCGCCTTGGGCTGGCCTGCGCTTTGCTGGGAAATCCAAAGCTTTTGATTCTCGACGAGCCGACAAACGGCCTTGATCCGGCGGGCATTCAGGAAATGCGCGATCTGATTTGCTCATTGCCGAAACAATTCGGCATGACGGTGATGGTATCAAGCCATCTGTTAAGCGAGATTGACCAGATAGCCGACAATGTCGGAATCATCAGCAAAGGCGAGCTTGTTTTTCAGGACAGCCTGTCCACACTTCATGAAAGGAGCAAGCACAGCATCGCCGTACGCACTCTAAATAACGAGGCGGCGGCTAAAATACTCGGCGGACAAGACGTTTCCTGCCGGATACAGGAGGATTACCTTTTGCTGCCTAAGCTTTCCGACAACGAGCTCGCCGGCCATATTCACCGGCTTTTTGCAAGAAACATAGGTGTGGTGCGCATAGAGGAACGGCGCAAAACTCTTGAGGATATATTCCTCGAACTGACCGGAACGGCGGTGAGTTTATAA
- a CDS encoding ABC transporter permease, whose protein sequence is MKALAMEFQKIRRRRVWLIVAALIFVQILWSLWDIQGMDAHDLSQGWMYFLYQFPLLNSIMMPVVAAVVASRLCDIEHKGQTFKLLNTVMPAQRLFAAKFLCGALYMLTAVVLQLVFMVAVGYATGFDGNPPSDKLLYYLLFTTAVNLTILLLQQMLSLLFANQMAPLSVGLIGGFAGLFILFFPQSLERFLLWGYYGVLMSVRMDWDKTTRIVDFYYVSIDWPGFITLAVAFCAIYMIGRTLFMRKEM, encoded by the coding sequence ATGAAAGCGCTTGCCATGGAATTTCAGAAAATCCGCCGCAGAAGAGTATGGCTGATCGTTGCCGCTCTGATTTTCGTGCAGATACTATGGTCTTTATGGGATATTCAAGGAATGGACGCGCACGACCTTTCCCAGGGGTGGATGTATTTTTTATACCAGTTTCCACTGCTTAATTCCATCATGATGCCGGTCGTCGCGGCAGTGGTGGCATCGCGGCTCTGCGATATTGAGCATAAGGGGCAAACGTTTAAGCTTCTGAATACCGTGATGCCCGCCCAGCGTTTGTTTGCCGCCAAATTCTTATGCGGAGCTCTGTATATGCTCACCGCAGTTGTTTTACAGCTTGTTTTCATGGTTGCTGTAGGCTATGCAACAGGATTTGACGGGAACCCGCCGTCCGATAAATTATTATATTACCTGCTCTTTACAACAGCCGTAAATCTGACTATCCTTTTACTGCAGCAGATGCTGTCCCTTCTTTTTGCCAACCAGATGGCGCCTCTTAGCGTGGGACTGATCGGTGGGTTTGCCGGTCTTTTTATCTTGTTCTTTCCCCAAAGCCTGGAAAGGTTTCTTCTCTGGGGATATTACGGGGTGCTGATGTCCGTCCGAATGGACTGGGACAAGACCACGCGCATCGTCGATTTTTACTATGTTTCGATTGATTGGCCCGGCTTTATAACTTTAGCCGTTGCGTTCTGCGCAATCTATATGATTGGTCGCACGCTGTTTATGAGAAAGGAGATGTGA
- a CDS encoding ABC transporter permease: MFFQTLRAERMKLRHSPVWLVFLILPVLPAVMGTFNYLQNIGILQDQWYSLWTQHTLFTCYFFLPAIIGVYCSYLCRLEHTNHNWNAVMTAPVPVSHIYLAKLLAASVMVISTQVWIGALFVISGKLSGLAAPMPPELPEWLLYGVVGGIVICALQLCISLVIRSFAVPVAMALIGGVTGIAALAKGYGALYPYSLLCLGMRANSPGGPMQCSIEQFALSCFFYLAVCAAFAAVWLKKRDVVVG, encoded by the coding sequence ATGTTTTTCCAAACACTTCGCGCCGAGAGGATGAAACTGCGGCACAGCCCGGTCTGGCTCGTTTTTCTCATCCTTCCGGTTCTGCCCGCCGTTATGGGCACCTTTAACTACCTTCAGAACATCGGCATTCTGCAGGATCAGTGGTACAGCCTGTGGACACAGCATACCCTCTTCACCTGTTATTTTTTTCTCCCTGCTATTATAGGTGTTTATTGTTCCTATCTGTGCCGTTTGGAGCATACGAACCACAACTGGAATGCCGTCATGACGGCGCCCGTGCCGGTTTCACACATCTATCTTGCAAAGCTTCTCGCAGCCTCCGTCATGGTGATTTCTACGCAGGTCTGGATCGGCGCGCTGTTTGTGATTTCCGGCAAGCTTTCGGGCCTGGCCGCTCCGATGCCGCCCGAGCTTCCGGAATGGCTTTTATACGGCGTTGTCGGCGGGATCGTCATCTGCGCTCTGCAGCTTTGTATCTCGCTTGTGATCCGCAGCTTTGCCGTGCCGGTGGCTATGGCGCTGATCGGCGGCGTCACGGGAATAGCGGCGCTCGCCAAGGGCTATGGAGCGCTGTATCCGTATTCTCTTCTGTGTCTGGGCATGCGGGCCAACAGCCCCGGAGGACCAATGCAGTGCAGTATTGAACAATTTGCCCTCAGTTGTTTTTTCTACCTCGCTGTCTGCGCCGCGTTTGCCGCTGTATGGCTGAAAAAACGGGATGTGGTTGTAGGGTAA
- a CDS encoding Xaa-Pro peptidase family protein: MNMQYTPREELYHRIKRFQELLLNNDVDGALIIQKADLFYFSGTCQNAHLFIPAQGESVLMVRKSLKRAREESALDNINDLRGLDELFKTIAARLNGRGKVGLEMDVLPANLFLKYKKHLFPLEVVDVSKFIRETRMIKSPYEIDRLKDSAKLNFEMFSGVSDILGEGMTEVELAGKLESLYREKGHQGAIRMRGFNQEIFYGHLMSGWNLSYPSFFDGPTGGTGLNPSYPQSAGFKKIGVNEPIMVDYVGVYNGYMVDQARIFCIGELSGKLVGAYEAALKIKAQIVKNALPGANGKDLYEIAGNIAAESGYRQYFMGFEDRVSFIGHGVGIELDELPVIAKNFNIILQPGMVFALEPKFIFPDEGAVGIEDTFVVTESGLEQITYFDEAIQYQGSR, from the coding sequence ATGAATATGCAATATACCCCTCGCGAAGAGCTTTATCACAGAATTAAGAGATTTCAGGAGTTATTATTAAACAATGATGTTGACGGAGCATTGATCATTCAAAAGGCAGATCTGTTTTATTTTAGCGGAACCTGTCAAAACGCCCACCTTTTTATACCGGCCCAGGGAGAGTCTGTCTTGATGGTCAGAAAGAGCTTGAAAAGGGCGAGGGAAGAAAGCGCCCTGGATAATATTAACGATCTGCGGGGTCTGGATGAATTGTTCAAAACCATTGCCGCCCGGCTCAATGGGCGCGGGAAGGTCGGCCTGGAAATGGATGTATTGCCGGCCAATCTATTTTTAAAATATAAAAAACACCTATTCCCGCTAGAGGTAGTGGATGTATCAAAATTCATCCGCGAAACCAGAATGATAAAATCTCCCTACGAAATTGACAGGCTCAAAGATTCGGCTAAACTGAATTTTGAGATGTTCTCCGGTGTGTCTGATATTCTAGGGGAGGGAATGACTGAGGTTGAACTGGCGGGCAAGTTGGAGTCATTGTACCGGGAGAAGGGGCATCAGGGTGCCATCCGCATGAGAGGATTTAATCAGGAAATTTTTTACGGGCACCTTATGTCCGGGTGGAATTTATCCTATCCCAGCTTTTTTGACGGTCCTACCGGAGGAACCGGCCTCAATCCGTCTTACCCACAAAGCGCCGGCTTTAAGAAGATAGGCGTCAACGAACCGATTATGGTCGACTATGTAGGGGTGTATAACGGATACATGGTGGATCAGGCGAGGATTTTTTGCATCGGCGAACTGTCCGGAAAATTGGTCGGGGCATATGAGGCCGCATTGAAAATAAAGGCTCAAATTGTTAAAAATGCCCTGCCGGGTGCAAACGGAAAGGATCTGTATGAGATTGCCGGCAACATAGCCGCCGAGTCGGGCTACCGGCAGTATTTTATGGGCTTCGAGGACCGCGTCAGCTTTATCGGGCATGGGGTAGGAATTGAGCTTGATGAATTGCCCGTAATCGCAAAAAACTTTAATATAATCCTGCAGCCGGGGATGGTTTTTGCCCTTGAGCCCAAGTTTATTTTCCCCGACGAGGGCGCTGTGGGCATTGAAGACACTTTTGTGGTAACCGAGAGCGGCCTGGAGCAGATTACCTATTTTGACGAGGCCATTCAATATCAAGGGAGCCGTTGA
- a CDS encoding sigma-70 family RNA polymerase sigma factor, which yields MFKNPSENKAKKLDKECSRLIFTLYYETAYKAAYFYCGDKYIAEEAAQEAIYKAIQNIHQLNDPGKIEDWIKKIAINNVNAIFKEHEKEVNLEKSLPISDLPENLPEYVVVSQETVDTVDRAIESLDPVMKQVIRLRFYEEMKVKDISLLLNKPEGTIKIWLYRGKALIKKQLLREGYIKINDDLIGAKIIKGGINK from the coding sequence ATGTTTAAAAATCCTTCTGAAAATAAAGCAAAAAAGTTAGACAAAGAATGCAGTAGATTAATCTTCACTTTATATTATGAAACGGCCTATAAAGCGGCCTATTTTTACTGTGGAGATAAATATATAGCTGAGGAAGCGGCTCAAGAGGCCATTTATAAAGCGATTCAGAATATTCATCAACTAAATGACCCAGGCAAAATTGAAGACTGGATCAAAAAAATTGCTATAAACAATGTTAATGCAATTTTTAAGGAGCATGAAAAAGAAGTTAACCTTGAAAAATCGTTACCGATCTCGGATTTGCCGGAAAATTTACCGGAATATGTAGTTGTATCCCAAGAAACTGTGGATACTGTTGATAGGGCTATTGAATCACTTGACCCTGTAATGAAACAGGTAATCCGCCTCCGATTCTATGAGGAAATGAAGGTTAAAGATATTTCCTTATTGCTTAACAAGCCGGAGGGTACCATTAAGATTTGGCTGTACAGGGGTAAAGCCCTAATCAAGAAACAATTGCTTAGGGAAGGCTATATAAAAATAAATGATGATTTAATAGGAGCAAAGATTATTAAGGGAGGTATCAATAAATGA
- a CDS encoding DUF4367 domain-containing protein: MSERNPHGYASIDELIKEALQQRAGKDTDINLEEAWEKFNQKYHTKKQKPVLKLALAACLICLILGAPLFLFPVEGGAFGSKLFKSIKTFLNGKVQSVEISFNSSPWKEKESTENYLNPKIIRALQDVPYKILLPVDMLGMYEIKQIETDQLGNSTEVNITMVGEKSEQIIITEINIIKGFEQGISYDTEDAQMKNVKVKGQDAILINYKNNLVDLSWMDMDIFISISGEASEDDILLLANAMRRIDYSTK, encoded by the coding sequence ATGAGTGAGCGCAATCCTCATGGCTATGCCTCTATTGATGAATTAATAAAAGAAGCCCTTCAACAACGGGCAGGAAAAGATACCGACATTAATTTGGAAGAAGCATGGGAGAAATTTAATCAAAAATACCATACAAAGAAACAAAAACCGGTTTTAAAACTAGCATTAGCTGCCTGTTTGATCTGCTTAATACTGGGAGCGCCGTTATTTCTTTTTCCCGTAGAGGGGGGAGCTTTCGGCAGTAAGCTATTTAAGAGTATTAAAACGTTTCTAAACGGAAAAGTCCAATCTGTGGAAATATCTTTTAATAGTTCCCCGTGGAAAGAGAAAGAAAGCACGGAGAATTACCTGAATCCGAAAATTATCCGTGCTCTACAGGATGTCCCTTATAAGATATTGCTACCTGTTGATATGTTGGGTATGTATGAAATAAAACAAATAGAAACTGATCAGTTAGGAAACTCAACGGAAGTTAACATTACCATGGTCGGAGAAAAATCGGAGCAAATCATTATTACTGAAATAAATATAATTAAAGGTTTTGAACAGGGTATCTCCTACGATACTGAAGATGCACAAATGAAAAATGTAAAAGTTAAAGGACAAGATGCAATATTAATTAATTATAAAAATAATTTAGTAGACTTATCCTGGATGGACATGGATATATTCATTTCTATAAGCGGAGAAGCTTCTGAAGATGATATTTTATTGCTGGCCAATGCAATGAGAAGAATTGATTACTCAACCAAATAG